A genomic window from Yoonia rosea includes:
- a CDS encoding pyridoxal phosphate-dependent aminotransferase: MTKPALTPLAESLPASVPFVGPEAQERQMGRTFTARLGANESAFGPSPKAIAAMQKAAGEAWMYGDPESNDLRHALAAHHGVQPENIMVGEGIDALLGLLVRLYVGAGDAVVTSAGAYPTFNYHVAGFGGRLHTVPYNGDHEDPDALIAKATEVSAKLIYIANPDNPMGSWHRAEVIQHMIDRLPSGCLLVLDEAYIDLAPDGTAPAIDPDAANVIRMRTFSKAHGMAGARVGYAIGSAEVINGFNKVRNHFGMCRISQEGALAALQDTGWLSHVRQEVAQARDRIGAIAQAHGLHPLPSATNFVTIDCGHDGDFARAVLAALVAEGIFVRMPFVPPQDRCIRVSCGTEAQLDAFAQALPKALAQAHEKLR; the protein is encoded by the coding sequence ATGACAAAACCTGCCCTTACCCCCCTCGCAGAAAGCCTGCCGGCCTCGGTCCCATTCGTCGGACCCGAAGCGCAAGAGCGCCAGATGGGCCGCACTTTTACAGCGCGCCTTGGCGCAAATGAAAGCGCCTTTGGCCCCTCGCCCAAAGCCATCGCAGCCATGCAAAAAGCCGCAGGCGAGGCGTGGATGTATGGCGATCCCGAAAGCAATGACCTGCGCCATGCGCTGGCCGCACATCACGGGGTTCAGCCTGAAAACATCATGGTCGGCGAAGGCATTGATGCGCTCTTGGGGCTTCTGGTCCGGCTTTATGTTGGCGCAGGCGACGCCGTCGTCACCTCGGCAGGGGCCTATCCAACCTTCAATTACCATGTCGCGGGTTTCGGCGGGAGGCTGCACACGGTGCCTTACAACGGCGATCATGAAGATCCCGACGCGCTTATTGCCAAGGCAACCGAAGTATCGGCGAAACTGATCTACATTGCCAATCCCGACAATCCGATGGGCAGTTGGCACAGGGCAGAGGTAATCCAGCATATGATCGACCGCCTGCCCTCTGGCTGTCTGCTGGTTCTGGACGAAGCCTATATTGATCTTGCCCCTGACGGCACAGCACCTGCGATTGATCCGGATGCGGCAAACGTCATCCGTATGCGCACCTTCTCAAAGGCGCATGGTATGGCCGGTGCGCGTGTCGGCTATGCGATTGGGTCGGCAGAGGTGATCAACGGCTTCAACAAAGTGCGCAACCATTTTGGCATGTGCCGGATCAGTCAGGAAGGCGCGTTGGCCGCATTGCAAGATACCGGTTGGCTCTCGCACGTCCGCCAAGAAGTTGCACAAGCCCGCGACAGAATTGGCGCGATTGCCCAAGCGCATGGTTTACATCCACTGCCCTCAGCCACCAATTTTGTCACGATTGATTGTGGTCATGACGGCGATTTTGCCCGCGCCGTTTTGGCCGCTCTTGTTGCAGAGGGCATCTTTGTGCGGATGCCTTTTGTCCCCCCGCAGGACCGCTGCATCCGTGTCAGTTGTGGCACTGAAGCACAGCTCGATGCCTTTGCGCAGGCCCTCCCAAAGGCGCTGGCGCAAGCACACGAAAAATTAAGGTGA
- a CDS encoding pyridoxal-phosphate-dependent aminotransferase family protein, with the protein MSLSQGRAYLAIPGPSVIPDQVLRAMHRASPNIYEGELHELTASLVPDLKEIAMTDSDVAIYIGNGHAAWEAALANTISAGDTVLVLATGRFCIGWGEMAAGLGAKVETIDYGAQSPIGLAQVEEVLAKDKEGRIKAVLAVHVDTSTSVKNDIASLRDVMDRVGHPALLMADCIASLGCDRFEMDAWGVDVMVAGCQKGLMTPAGISFVWFNAKADAARGDRVTTYWDWRPRTNPEFYFQYFDGTAPTHHLYGLRTALDMIKAEGLDNVFARHEKLAQVIWTAFDHWATEGPMHLNIADPAHRSHAVTSVSIGAPHGDALRHWCEHKCGLTLGIGLGRSPADAYFRVGHMGHVNAHMIMGALGTIEAGLNALNIPHGQGALSAAAQAIAARA; encoded by the coding sequence ATGTCGCTATCCCAAGGCCGTGCCTATCTGGCCATCCCCGGTCCGTCCGTCATTCCTGATCAAGTCCTGCGCGCAATGCACCGCGCCTCGCCCAATATCTATGAGGGTGAATTGCATGAGTTGACCGCCAGTCTCGTGCCCGATCTCAAAGAGATTGCGATGACAGACAGCGATGTGGCGATCTACATCGGCAACGGCCACGCCGCTTGGGAAGCGGCCCTTGCCAATACGATCTCGGCTGGCGACACCGTGCTGGTGCTGGCGACAGGGCGGTTTTGCATCGGTTGGGGGGAAATGGCGGCGGGGCTGGGCGCAAAGGTCGAGACCATCGACTATGGCGCGCAATCACCGATTGGCCTTGCACAGGTAGAAGAGGTTTTGGCCAAGGACAAAGAGGGCCGGATCAAGGCGGTTCTTGCTGTCCATGTCGACACATCCACCAGCGTCAAAAACGATATTGCGTCCCTGCGGGATGTCATGGATCGCGTCGGGCATCCGGCGCTGCTGATGGCAGATTGTATCGCGTCTTTAGGGTGTGACCGGTTTGAAATGGACGCATGGGGCGTGGATGTCATGGTCGCGGGGTGCCAAAAAGGTTTGATGACGCCAGCAGGCATCAGTTTTGTCTGGTTCAATGCCAAAGCCGATGCAGCGCGTGGTGACCGTGTGACAACCTATTGGGACTGGCGGCCGCGCACGAACCCCGAGTTCTACTTTCAGTATTTCGATGGCACGGCTCCGACGCACCACCTCTATGGTTTGCGCACAGCGCTTGACATGATCAAGGCTGAGGGTTTGGACAACGTTTTCGCGCGGCATGAAAAGCTCGCGCAAGTCATCTGGACTGCTTTTGACCATTGGGCGACCGAGGGGCCGATGCACCTGAATATCGCGGACCCTGCACATCGCTCACATGCGGTGACATCTGTCAGTATCGGCGCGCCCCACGGGGATGCGCTGCGCCACTGGTGTGAACATAAATGTGGTCTGACGCTGGGGATCGGTTTGGGGCGGTCGCCGGCTGATGCCTATTTCCGGGTGGGGCACATGGGTCATGTGAACGCCCATATGATCATGGGCGCGCTGGGCACGATTGAGGCCGGGTTAAACGCCTTGAATATTCCGCACGGGCAAGGTGCCTTGTCTGCCGCCGCACAGGCCATTGCGGCGCGTGCCTAG
- a CDS encoding valine--tRNA ligase — protein sequence MPMEKTFDAKTAEPRLYKMWEDAGAFKAGANASRDETFCIMLPPPNVTGHLHVGHAFNHTIMDMLTRWKRMQGYDTLWQPGLDHAGIATQLMVEKDLAAKGLPKRTEMGREKFLEKVWEWKAANGGQIEQQARRLGDSMDWSRSAFTMSGAESAPASEKPGNFHDAVLKVFVEMYNKGLIYRGKRLVNWDPHFETAISDLEVENIEVDGHMWHFKYPLAGGETYEYVEKDEDGNVTLRETRDYISIATTRPETMLGDGAVAVHKDDERYAPIVGKLCEIPVGPKEQRRLIPIITDPYPDPDFGSGAVKITGAHDFNDYEVAKRGNIPMYSLMDTKGNMRADGKPYAEEAAIAQAIANGEQDFDEAMIAAMNMVPEEYRGLDRFEARKRVVADITAEGNAVMTTEMVKNDDGEEVETIVPYVEAKKIMQPFGDRSKVVIEPMLTDQWFVDTAKIVGPALDAVKEGRTKIMPESGEKVYYHWLENIEPWCISRQLWWGHQIPVWFDLQGNQFCAPNEAEAIKKAEEFYSDKYPGQSVDVRVENVGDQRLSPDEAGRRLQAITNVETGWVADKIEGRPGTLSVELRRDEDVLDTWFSSGLWPFGTLGWPAEDEAMKYFPGDVLVTGQDILFFWVARMMMMSEAVLGQEPFHTVYLHQLVRDAKGEKMSKTKGNVIDPLDMIDAYGADALRFSNAQMAALGGVLKISEDRIKGYRNFGTKLWNAFSFAEHYEIAYPGDAARPAATQTLNKWIIGETGKVRETVDAAMEAYRFNDAADALYAFTWGKVCDWYLEFSKPILQGDDAAAKAETEQTLRWVLDQCLIMLHPIMPFITEELWQQADNRAKMLVHAEWPTYTAADLVDADADREMNWVIDLIDNVRSARAQVHVPAGAKVPLLVTGLDDKGQSAWDNNHVLIQRLARIESLSHVDDFPKGCVTIPMAGGTFGIPLADLIDVGEEIARLEKTMQKLGKELGGLRGRLNNPKFVESAPDEVVAEAKANLALRENEEAQLKAAIARLQEIG from the coding sequence ATGCCGATGGAAAAGACATTCGACGCCAAGACAGCAGAACCCCGCCTTTACAAAATGTGGGAAGATGCAGGCGCTTTCAAAGCAGGCGCCAATGCCAGCCGGGACGAGACCTTTTGCATCATGCTGCCACCCCCCAATGTGACAGGGCACCTGCATGTCGGCCACGCCTTCAACCATACCATCATGGACATGCTGACCCGCTGGAAGCGGATGCAGGGGTATGACACGTTGTGGCAGCCGGGGCTGGATCATGCGGGTATTGCCACGCAATTGATGGTGGAAAAAGACCTCGCCGCCAAAGGCCTGCCAAAGCGTACCGAGATGGGGCGCGAGAAATTCCTCGAGAAAGTCTGGGAATGGAAGGCCGCCAACGGTGGGCAGATCGAACAACAGGCGCGGCGCTTGGGCGACAGTATGGATTGGTCCCGCTCGGCCTTTACCATGTCGGGCGCCGAAAGCGCGCCTGCGTCCGAGAAACCCGGCAATTTCCATGACGCTGTGCTGAAAGTCTTTGTCGAGATGTACAACAAGGGCCTGATCTACCGCGGCAAGCGGTTGGTTAACTGGGACCCGCATTTCGAAACTGCGATTTCCGACCTTGAGGTCGAGAACATCGAAGTCGACGGCCACATGTGGCACTTCAAATACCCGCTGGCCGGTGGCGAGACATATGAATACGTCGAGAAGGACGAAGACGGCAACGTGACCCTGCGTGAAACGCGGGATTACATTTCCATCGCCACGACCCGCCCCGAAACCATGCTCGGCGACGGCGCTGTGGCCGTGCACAAGGATGACGAACGCTATGCGCCCATCGTTGGCAAGCTCTGCGAAATCCCTGTTGGGCCGAAGGAACAGCGCCGCCTGATCCCGATCATCACTGACCCCTACCCTGACCCCGATTTCGGCTCCGGTGCCGTGAAAATCACCGGCGCGCATGACTTCAACGACTATGAGGTCGCCAAACGCGGTAATATCCCGATGTATTCGCTGATGGACACCAAGGGGAACATGCGCGCAGACGGCAAGCCCTACGCCGAAGAGGCCGCGATTGCCCAAGCCATCGCCAATGGCGAACAGGATTTCGACGAGGCGATGATCGCCGCGATGAACATGGTGCCTGAGGAATACCGCGGGCTCGACCGGTTCGAGGCACGCAAACGTGTGGTTGCGGATATCACGGCAGAGGGTAACGCGGTGATGACCACGGAGATGGTCAAGAATGACGATGGCGAAGAGGTTGAAACAATCGTGCCTTACGTCGAGGCGAAGAAAATCATGCAGCCCTTCGGCGACCGCTCAAAAGTTGTGATCGAGCCGATGCTCACCGACCAATGGTTCGTCGACACAGCCAAGATCGTCGGTCCCGCGCTTGATGCGGTGAAGGAAGGCCGCACCAAGATCATGCCCGAAAGCGGCGAAAAGGTGTATTACCACTGGCTGGAGAACATCGAGCCTTGGTGCATCTCGCGCCAGTTGTGGTGGGGGCATCAGATTCCGGTTTGGTTTGATCTGCAAGGAAATCAGTTCTGCGCGCCCAATGAAGCTGAAGCGATTAAGAAAGCCGAAGAATTCTACTCAGACAAATATCCTGGGCAGTCAGTAGATGTCCGAGTCGAAAATGTTGGGGATCAGCGCCTAAGTCCAGATGAAGCTGGTCGTCGGCTACAGGCAATTACTAATGTCGAAACAGGTTGGGTCGCGGATAAGATCGAAGGCAGACCCGGAACTCTTTCTGTCGAGCTAAGACGTGATGAAGACGTCCTCGACACATGGTTCTCCTCCGGCCTCTGGCCCTTCGGCACCCTCGGCTGGCCTGCCGAAGATGAGGCGATGAAATACTTCCCCGGCGACGTTCTTGTCACCGGCCAGGACATCCTGTTCTTCTGGGTCGCCCGCATGATGATGATGTCCGAGGCGGTCTTGGGGCAGGAACCCTTCCACACGGTCTATCTGCACCAACTCGTCCGCGACGCGAAGGGCGAGAAGATGTCCAAGACCAAGGGCAACGTGATCGACCCGCTGGATATGATCGACGCCTACGGCGCCGACGCCCTGCGCTTTTCCAACGCTCAGATGGCGGCCTTGGGTGGCGTGCTGAAAATCAGCGAAGACCGGATCAAAGGCTATCGCAACTTCGGTACCAAACTGTGGAACGCCTTCAGCTTTGCCGAACACTACGAAATCGCCTACCCCGGCGATGCGGCGCGGCCTGCGGCGACACAGACCCTGAACAAATGGATCATCGGCGAGACCGGCAAGGTGCGCGAAACCGTGGACGCCGCGATGGAGGCCTACCGCTTCAACGACGCTGCGGATGCGCTTTATGCCTTCACATGGGGCAAGGTCTGCGACTGGTATCTGGAGTTTTCCAAACCCATCCTGCAAGGCGATGATGCGGCGGCAAAGGCGGAAACCGAGCAGACGCTGCGCTGGGTGCTGGACCAATGCCTGATCATGCTGCACCCGATCATGCCGTTCATCACAGAAGAGTTGTGGCAGCAGGCGGACAACCGCGCCAAGATGCTGGTGCATGCCGAATGGCCGACCTACACCGCCGCTGATCTGGTGGATGCAGACGCCGATCGCGAAATGAACTGGGTGATTGATCTGATTGACAATGTGCGCTCTGCCCGCGCGCAGGTGCATGTCCCTGCCGGGGCAAAGGTGCCCCTTCTGGTGACGGGGCTAGACGACAAGGGCCAATCCGCATGGGACAACAACCATGTGCTGATCCAGCGCCTTGCCCGCATCGAGAGCCTGTCACATGTGGATGACTTTCCCAAAGGTTGCGTCACCATCCCAATGGCAGGTGGCACCTTCGGAATCCCGCTGGCCGATCTGATCGACGTCGGCGAAGAAATCGCGCGTCTGGAAAAGACGATGCAGAAACTGGGCAAAGAGCTCGGTGGTCTGCGCGGCCGTCTGAACAACCCCAAATTTGTCGAATCCGCCCCGGATGAAGTTGTCGCTGAGGCGAAAGCCAACCTCGCCCTGCGCGAAAACGAAGAAGCCCAACTCAAGGCGGCCATCGCGCGCCTACAAGAGATCGGCTAG
- the ygfZ gene encoding CAF17-like 4Fe-4S cluster assembly/insertion protein YgfZ, whose translation MSDRTVLSIGGDDRVSFLQGLVTNDVKRADGAIIYTALLTPQGKFIADFFVIGQQDRLLIDVATSHAQKLGQRLMMYRLRAAVTVEQTDLVVSRGTGTAPEGAYTDPRHDALGWRAYGDTDISDETDWNALRVANMIPETGIELDDETYVLEAGFERLHGVDFKKGCFVGQEIVARMKHKTTLKKGLALVSVTGKAAPGDPITSDGKPVGTLHTIDGDKAIAFLRFDRAEGLMQAGEATLTRLK comes from the coding sequence ATGTCTGACCGGACCGTCCTTTCGATTGGTGGCGATGATCGCGTTTCTTTTTTGCAAGGTTTGGTGACGAACGATGTGAAACGTGCCGATGGTGCCATTATCTACACGGCACTGCTCACACCGCAGGGTAAATTCATTGCCGATTTTTTTGTGATCGGACAGCAGGACCGCCTGCTGATTGATGTTGCCACATCCCACGCGCAGAAACTCGGTCAGCGGCTTATGATGTACCGGTTGCGCGCGGCGGTGACGGTTGAGCAGACTGATCTGGTTGTGTCACGCGGCACGGGCACCGCACCCGAGGGCGCTTATACCGACCCACGCCATGACGCACTTGGGTGGCGCGCCTATGGCGATACAGATATCAGCGACGAAACCGATTGGAACGCGCTCCGCGTCGCAAACATGATCCCCGAGACCGGCATCGAACTCGACGATGAGACCTATGTCCTGGAAGCTGGCTTTGAGCGTCTGCACGGCGTGGACTTCAAAAAAGGCTGTTTTGTCGGGCAGGAAATTGTTGCGCGGATGAAACACAAAACGACGCTGAAGAAGGGTTTGGCGCTCGTTTCTGTCACCGGCAAAGCCGCCCCGGGTGATCCGATCACGTCTGACGGAAAACCGGTGGGTACATTGCATACGATTGATGGCGATAAGGCGATCGCATTTCTGCGCTTTGACCGGGCCGAAGGCCTGATGCAGGCAGGCGAGGCAACCCTCACCCGCCTGAAGTAG
- a CDS encoding Tat pathway signal protein translates to MKMSRRGFLASTGAALAVRTVPQVAGKAGGRRILTLVYDKALGMMRAVERVVP, encoded by the coding sequence ATGAAAATGAGTAGACGCGGATTTTTGGCAAGTACCGGGGCCGCTCTTGCGGTGCGCACTGTCCCGCAGGTCGCAGGCAAGGCCGGCGGGCGGCGGATCTTAACGCTGGTTTATGACAAGGCCTTGGGAATGATGCGCGCTGTTGAGCGTGTGGTGCCCTGA
- a CDS encoding ABC transporter ATP-binding protein — MPPPTPKSGSEKQQSATKLFHWLWRDYLRKHKWLLAAAVALMMIEGSMLALISRMIQPMFDDVFAQGDRNALYFVGFGIMTIFFVRALTSSCQRILLQWIKELASAAMRKHLLRHMMSLDSGFFQIHPPGQLIERVQGDVSVINSVWSSLLTAVARDLVSLIGLLAVAIWIDWKWTLIAIVGIPLLILPSILVQAYIRRRSRSAREIAGNVSTRLDEVFHGINPIKLNALETYQAKRYDALIQKGVTARMRTTAGQAAVPALIDIMTGIGFLAVLLYGGSEIIDGEKTNGEFMAFFTAMSLAFDPLRRLGLMSGQWQMAAASVERLQYVLNLQPTILSPAQAKTVPHSAPAVALDNVSMNYGDLPVLRGASFTAEAGKTTALVGASGAGKSTVFNVLTRLVEPREGAAMVAGIPIGDYDLADLRSLFSVVTQDAALFDETLRDNILLGREGVDEAHLKSVLDAAHVSDFLPSLPNGLDSPAGPRGSNLSGGQRQRVAIARALLRDTPILLLDEATSALDTKSEAIVQQALERLSTGRTTLVIAHRLSTIRNADSIVVMDHGRVVDQGDHETLLARGGIYADLHRLQFSQEESTEDV; from the coding sequence ATGCCCCCTCCTACCCCAAAATCCGGCTCCGAAAAGCAGCAGTCTGCCACCAAACTTTTTCATTGGCTCTGGCGCGATTATTTGCGCAAGCATAAATGGCTTCTGGCCGCGGCCGTTGCGTTGATGATGATCGAAGGGTCAATGCTGGCACTGATCAGCCGCATGATCCAACCGATGTTTGACGATGTCTTCGCCCAAGGCGACCGGAACGCGCTCTACTTTGTCGGCTTCGGGATCATGACGATCTTTTTCGTTCGCGCGCTCACATCCTCCTGCCAGCGCATCTTGTTGCAATGGATCAAAGAACTCGCGTCGGCTGCCATGCGCAAACACCTGCTGCGGCACATGATGTCACTCGACAGCGGCTTTTTTCAAATTCACCCGCCCGGGCAATTGATCGAACGCGTGCAAGGCGACGTATCTGTCATCAACTCGGTCTGGAGCAGTTTGCTGACGGCCGTCGCGCGCGATCTGGTGTCACTGATCGGTTTGCTTGCTGTCGCGATCTGGATCGACTGGAAATGGACCTTGATTGCCATCGTCGGCATCCCGCTTTTGATCCTGCCATCCATTCTTGTGCAGGCCTATATTCGTCGCCGTTCACGCAGTGCACGCGAAATTGCAGGCAATGTCTCGACCCGCCTCGATGAGGTGTTTCATGGCATCAACCCGATCAAGCTCAATGCCCTCGAAACCTATCAGGCGAAACGGTATGACGCGCTGATCCAGAAGGGTGTTACGGCAAGGATGCGCACGACAGCGGGCCAAGCGGCGGTGCCTGCCTTGATTGATATCATGACAGGGATCGGGTTTCTGGCCGTCCTGCTTTATGGCGGGTCCGAGATTATCGACGGCGAAAAGACCAACGGTGAATTCATGGCGTTCTTTACGGCCATGTCGCTTGCTTTCGATCCGTTGCGCCGCCTTGGCCTCATGAGCGGGCAATGGCAGATGGCTGCTGCGAGTGTCGAGCGTCTGCAATACGTGCTGAACTTGCAGCCGACGATCCTGTCACCGGCCCAAGCCAAAACGGTTCCACACAGCGCCCCGGCGGTCGCTTTGGACAATGTATCCATGAACTATGGCGATCTGCCTGTCTTGCGCGGGGCCAGCTTTACCGCTGAAGCGGGCAAAACCACCGCACTTGTCGGCGCATCGGGGGCCGGCAAAAGCACCGTCTTTAATGTACTGACCCGTCTGGTCGAACCACGCGAGGGGGCCGCGATGGTCGCGGGCATTCCGATCGGCGACTATGATCTGGCCGACCTGCGTAGCCTGTTCTCTGTCGTCACCCAAGATGCCGCCCTTTTTGACGAAACCCTGCGCGATAACATCCTGCTCGGCCGCGAAGGCGTGGACGAGGCGCATTTGAAATCTGTTCTTGATGCAGCCCACGTCAGTGACTTCCTGCCGTCCTTGCCCAACGGCCTCGATAGCCCCGCCGGACCACGCGGATCAAATCTTTCGGGTGGTCAACGGCAGCGTGTGGCCATTGCGCGCGCGCTCTTGCGTGACACGCCCATCCTGCTGCTGGACGAGGCGACAAGCGCGCTGGATACAAAATCCGAAGCAATCGTGCAGCAAGCGCTTGAAAGGCTTTCGACGGGGCGAACAACCCTGGTCATCGCGCATAGGCTCTCGACGATCCGCAACGCGGATTCAATCGTGGTCATGGACCACGGCCGCGTTGTTGATCAGGGCGACCACGAAACGCTTTTGGCACGAGGCGGCATTTACGCAGACCTGCACCGCCTTCAATTTTCGCAAGAGGAGAGCACAGAAGATGTCTGA